A single genomic interval of Ramlibacter pinisoli harbors:
- a CDS encoding acyl-CoA dehydrogenase family protein, which yields MKDDARACPGLDPGTAALAAARRLLGGVRAAFDAGTLALGRQCLSNGRLDGRKLDQQQVASFELAWAGADLLASETALAAVADDAPAIEGALALLFAADAVASVLDKLETVYLEAGLDLAALRQLRAGTDWDLLRAAGSGARALEAAGRAVAASDGELGPVALDEQHALAQDAFRRFAADVVAPQAEAIHRHDRTVPESLLQPLREMGVFGLAIPERFGGSSPNDREDTLLMVVVTEALSEGSLAAAGSLITRPEILSRALMAGGTEAQKASWLPRLAAGDPLCAIAITEPDYGSDVAGLALRGTKVEGGWRLTGAKTWCTFAGKAGVLMVVTRTHPDRSLGHKGLSLLLVEKPSFDTHEFSVEQEGGGRLTGRAIPTIGYRGMHSFDLSFEDFFVPDANVVGGEAGLGQGFYLTMAGMVGGRMQTAARACGVMRAALRAAIRYGHDRKVFGSPLVDFPLTQAKLARMGARLAACRRLAYRVAGLIDAGQGRMEASLVKLLACRSAEMVTREALQLHGGMGYAEETPVSRYFVDARVLSIFEGAEETLALKVVARGLMERALGLAGAGA from the coding sequence ATGAAGGACGACGCAAGAGCCTGCCCCGGGCTCGACCCGGGGACCGCGGCCCTCGCTGCCGCCCGCAGGCTGCTCGGCGGCGTGCGCGCGGCATTCGATGCCGGCACGCTGGCGCTGGGACGGCAGTGCCTGTCGAACGGCAGGCTCGACGGCCGCAAGCTCGACCAGCAGCAGGTGGCGAGCTTCGAGCTCGCCTGGGCGGGCGCCGACCTGCTGGCCAGCGAAACTGCACTGGCCGCGGTCGCCGACGACGCGCCGGCCATCGAAGGGGCGCTGGCGCTGCTGTTCGCGGCCGATGCGGTCGCCTCGGTGCTCGACAAGCTGGAGACGGTCTATCTCGAGGCCGGCCTGGACCTGGCCGCGCTGCGCCAGTTGCGCGCCGGCACCGACTGGGACTTGCTGCGCGCGGCGGGTTCCGGCGCGCGGGCGCTGGAAGCCGCCGGCCGTGCGGTGGCCGCCTCCGACGGCGAGCTCGGGCCGGTCGCGCTGGACGAGCAGCACGCCCTGGCGCAGGACGCGTTCCGACGCTTCGCCGCCGACGTCGTCGCGCCGCAGGCCGAGGCCATCCACCGCCACGACCGCACCGTGCCCGAGTCGCTGCTGCAGCCGCTGCGCGAGATGGGCGTGTTCGGGCTGGCGATTCCCGAGCGGTTCGGCGGCAGCAGCCCGAACGACCGCGAGGACACGCTGCTGATGGTGGTGGTGACCGAGGCCTTGTCCGAGGGTTCGCTGGCCGCGGCCGGCAGCCTGATCACCCGGCCCGAGATCCTGAGCCGCGCGCTGATGGCGGGCGGCACCGAGGCGCAGAAGGCGTCCTGGCTGCCGAGGCTGGCGGCGGGCGATCCGCTGTGCGCCATCGCCATCACCGAGCCCGACTACGGCTCCGACGTGGCGGGGCTGGCGCTGCGCGGCACGAAGGTGGAGGGCGGCTGGCGCCTGACCGGTGCCAAGACCTGGTGCACCTTCGCCGGCAAGGCCGGCGTGCTGATGGTCGTGACCCGCACCCACCCCGACCGCTCGCTGGGCCACAAGGGCCTGAGCCTGCTGCTGGTGGAAAAGCCCTCGTTCGACACGCACGAGTTCAGCGTCGAGCAGGAGGGCGGCGGCCGCCTGACCGGCCGCGCCATCCCGACCATCGGCTACCGAGGCATGCACTCGTTCGACCTGTCGTTCGAGGACTTCTTCGTGCCCGACGCCAACGTGGTGGGCGGCGAGGCCGGCCTGGGCCAGGGCTTCTACCTCACCATGGCCGGCATGGTGGGCGGCCGCATGCAGACCGCGGCCCGCGCCTGCGGCGTGATGCGCGCGGCCCTGCGCGCGGCCATCCGCTACGGCCACGACCGCAAGGTGTTCGGCTCGCCGCTGGTGGACTTCCCGCTCACCCAGGCCAAGCTGGCGCGCATGGGCGCGCGGCTGGCGGCCTGCCGCCGGCTCGCCTACCGCGTGGCCGGCCTCATCGACGCCGGCCAGGGCCGCATGGAGGCCAGCCTGGTCAAGCTGCTGGCCTGCCGGTCGGCCGAGATGGTGACGCGCGAGGCCCTGCAGCTGCACGGCGGCATGGGCTACGCCGAGGAGACGCCGGTGAGCCGCTACTTCGTCGACGCCCGCGTGCTGTCCATCTTCGAGGGGGCGGAGGAGACGCTGGCGCTGAAGGTCGTGGCGCGCGGCCTGATGGAGCGCGCCCTGGGCCTGGCGGGAGCCGGCGCATGA
- a CDS encoding NAD(P)-binding domain-containing protein, with protein sequence MGLIGLGIMGGAMAEALVAAGHPVSGFDVAAAAMERLKAAGGQGCDGAAQVARDAEVLIFSLSTSPAMLESARNVAASVQAGGRCRLVIETSTLPLDDKNEVARILEGAGIAVLDCPISGTAVRMKEGAWTIYCSGAEPSYERARPLLQVFTQMVPFVGAYGNGTKMKFAANHLVAILNVACAESTNLARKMGLDPRQVLELFGNSPVIGTGVMRLRMPFMIERRYEPATMKVEVWQKDMQVIGDMARSVDCPTPLFSACVPIYSAAMAQGRAKHDTASVSEVLAGLAGVDRS encoded by the coding sequence GTGGGCCTCATCGGACTCGGGATCATGGGCGGCGCGATGGCGGAGGCCCTGGTCGCCGCCGGGCACCCGGTCAGCGGCTTCGACGTGGCGGCCGCGGCGATGGAGCGGTTGAAGGCGGCGGGCGGGCAGGGGTGCGATGGCGCGGCGCAGGTCGCCCGCGACGCCGAAGTCCTGATCTTCTCGCTGTCGACGTCGCCGGCGATGCTGGAGTCGGCCCGCAACGTGGCGGCCTCCGTGCAGGCCGGCGGCCGCTGCCGCCTCGTCATCGAGACCAGCACGCTGCCGCTGGACGACAAGAACGAGGTCGCCCGCATCCTGGAAGGCGCCGGCATCGCGGTGCTGGACTGTCCGATCAGCGGCACCGCCGTGCGCATGAAGGAAGGGGCCTGGACCATCTATTGCAGCGGCGCCGAGCCCAGCTACGAGCGGGCCAGGCCCCTGCTGCAGGTGTTCACCCAGATGGTGCCGTTCGTGGGCGCCTACGGCAACGGCACCAAGATGAAGTTCGCGGCCAACCACCTGGTGGCGATCCTCAACGTGGCGTGCGCCGAGTCGACCAATCTCGCGCGCAAGATGGGACTCGATCCTCGCCAGGTCCTGGAGCTGTTCGGCAACAGCCCGGTGATCGGCACGGGCGTGATGCGCCTGCGCATGCCCTTCATGATCGAGCGACGCTACGAGCCGGCCACCATGAAGGTCGAGGTGTGGCAGAAGGACATGCAGGTCATCGGCGACATGGCGCGGTCGGTCGATTGCCCGACCCCGCTGTTCAGCGCCTGCGTTCCCATCTACAGCGCTGCCATGGCCCAGGGGCGTGCCAAGCACGACACCGCCTCGGTCAGCGAGGTGCTGGCCGGCCTGGCCGGGGTGGATCGGTCCTAG